In one window of Frigoriglobus tundricola DNA:
- a CDS encoding LL-diaminopimelate aminotransferase has translation MSVSASDPWFQTLFADRIGGASYGKGTDIYKFEKIKRAKRKALADHPERKLLDFGIGENDDMADPGVRDALAREANKVENRGYADNGIQNYKDAAAEFMLRQFGVKLDPVSEVCHCIGSKPAYAMLPAAFINPGDVTLMTVPGYPVAGTWTRYLGGEVVKLPLLEKNGYFPDLDGIPADVRKRAKLLVINYPNSPTGAVATKDFYKRVIEFAHANQIVIVQDAAHILLSYKSDPLSFLQVDGAKEVGVEVHSMSKGFNMIGWRLGFVCGHPKIVQAYADVKDNSDSGQFMAIQHAAAQALRTPEIPVAVRTKYKRRLEKLVAALKQVGFKCEVPGGTYFLYTAAPKAAGDLAFANAEAASQYLIHDQSVCCVPWDDAGAYLRFSVTYIAKDEAEEDALMAETVARLKGMNLKF, from the coding sequence ATGTCCGTTTCCGCCTCCGACCCGTGGTTCCAAACCCTGTTCGCCGACCGAATCGGCGGGGCCAGCTACGGCAAGGGCACCGACATCTACAAGTTCGAGAAGATCAAGCGCGCCAAGCGGAAGGCGCTCGCCGACCACCCCGAGCGCAAGCTCCTCGACTTCGGCATCGGCGAGAACGACGACATGGCCGACCCGGGCGTGCGCGACGCGCTCGCCCGCGAGGCCAACAAGGTCGAGAACCGCGGCTACGCCGACAACGGCATCCAGAACTACAAGGACGCCGCCGCCGAGTTCATGCTGCGCCAGTTCGGCGTGAAGCTCGATCCGGTGAGCGAGGTGTGCCACTGCATCGGCAGCAAGCCCGCTTACGCCATGCTGCCCGCCGCGTTCATCAACCCCGGCGACGTGACGCTCATGACCGTGCCCGGCTACCCGGTCGCGGGCACCTGGACCCGCTACCTCGGCGGCGAGGTGGTGAAGCTCCCGCTCCTGGAAAAGAACGGCTACTTCCCAGACCTCGACGGCATCCCGGCCGACGTGCGCAAGCGGGCCAAGCTCCTGGTCATCAACTACCCGAACAGCCCGACCGGCGCGGTCGCCACGAAGGACTTCTACAAGCGGGTCATCGAGTTCGCCCACGCGAACCAGATCGTGATCGTGCAGGACGCCGCCCACATCCTCCTCAGCTACAAGTCCGACCCGCTCAGCTTCCTCCAGGTGGACGGCGCGAAGGAGGTCGGCGTCGAAGTGCATTCGATGTCGAAGGGCTTCAACATGATCGGCTGGCGGCTCGGGTTCGTCTGCGGGCACCCGAAGATCGTGCAGGCCTATGCCGACGTGAAGGACAACAGCGACAGCGGGCAGTTCATGGCGATCCAGCACGCCGCGGCGCAGGCGCTGCGTACCCCGGAAATCCCGGTCGCCGTCCGGACCAAGTACAAGCGCCGGCTGGAAAAGCTGGTCGCGGCCCTGAAGCAGGTGGGCTTCAAGTGCGAGGTGCCGGGCGGCACGTACTTCCTCTACACGGCGGCCCCGAAGGCGGCCGGCGACCTCGCGTTCGCCAACGCCGAAGCCGCGTCGCAGTACCTGATCCACGACCAGAGCGTGTGCTGCGTGCCGTGGGACGACGCCGGCGCGTACCTGCGGTTCTCGGTGACGTA
- a CDS encoding DUF4058 family protein, with the protein MPLRDHFCSPIKDRHAWSELHSMWPAMIVRHLFDILPAGYVCAPSVHFGKLFEIDVSTFELDERAGIGPVTGAGDGGVATVAPPEPTLTLETDLSEQDEFEVRVYDAERGRTLVAAIEIVSPANKDRPENRRAFVAKVAALLQKDVCVSVVDLVTIRQFNLYADLLELIGGTDPQLGPDPPHLYSVTIRSRKRTEQRSLLDLWYYPMALGQILPTLPIWLDADRRVMLPLEPSYEETCRLLHMA; encoded by the coding sequence ATGCCGCTGCGTGACCACTTCTGTTCGCCCATCAAAGACCGCCACGCCTGGAGCGAACTCCATAGCATGTGGCCGGCGATGATCGTCCGGCACTTGTTCGATATTCTTCCCGCGGGGTACGTTTGCGCCCCAAGCGTCCACTTCGGGAAACTGTTCGAAATCGACGTCTCCACCTTTGAACTCGATGAGCGGGCCGGAATCGGCCCCGTAACGGGGGCCGGTGACGGCGGCGTCGCCACTGTGGCCCCGCCGGAACCCACGTTGACCCTTGAAACCGACCTGTCCGAACAGGACGAGTTCGAAGTCCGCGTTTACGACGCCGAGCGCGGTCGGACTCTGGTTGCGGCCATCGAGATCGTTAGCCCCGCGAACAAGGACCGGCCCGAAAACCGGCGGGCGTTCGTGGCCAAGGTCGCGGCCCTGCTTCAGAAGGACGTGTGCGTCTCGGTGGTCGATCTGGTGACGATTCGCCAGTTCAACCTGTACGCGGACCTGCTGGAACTGATCGGGGGCACCGACCCGCAACTCGGCCCCGATCCGCCGCACTTGTACTCGGTTACGATTCGATCCCGGAAGCGGACCGAGCAGCGGTCGCTTCTCGATCTCTGGTACTACCCGATGGCGCTGGGTCAGATCCTCCCGACGCTCCCGATCTGGCTGGATGCCGACCGCCGCGTGATGCTCCCCCTCGAACCGAGCTACGAGGAAACCTGCCGCCTGTTACACATGGCTTGA
- a CDS encoding tRNA dihydrouridine synthase, whose amino-acid sequence MLQPNVPAVILAPMEGVTDAPMRAVQGAAGVFTFAVTEFLRVSHAVPPRHVYLDHMPELRTGGRTLTGLRVQLQLLGGDAGRMADAAARGHELGAAAIDINFGCPAPTVNRHDGGAALLRHPKRIREIVGAVRAAVPAAVPVSAKLRLGWDGIDAIDENAAMAAEGGAAWLTIHGRTRVAGYAPPVFWTPIGRVRERLGLPVVANGDIWTLDGFRRCREETGSIHFMLGRGALADPLLAGRIARELGIAPPGSAADAPHPFDWQPPLRSLVEWTARFREGRPDKTLCRLKQWLKTAATVGTFPRFDAVKRAECIEDLFAALECSAQPSAL is encoded by the coding sequence ATGCTCCAGCCGAACGTGCCCGCCGTGATCCTCGCGCCGATGGAAGGCGTGACCGATGCGCCCATGAGAGCGGTTCAGGGCGCGGCGGGGGTGTTCACGTTCGCGGTGACCGAGTTCCTGCGCGTCAGCCACGCGGTCCCGCCGCGGCACGTCTACCTCGACCACATGCCGGAACTGCGCACCGGCGGGCGAACGCTCACCGGCCTCCGCGTGCAGCTCCAACTGCTCGGCGGCGACGCCGGGCGCATGGCGGACGCCGCCGCCCGCGGGCACGAACTCGGCGCCGCGGCCATCGACATCAACTTCGGCTGCCCGGCCCCGACCGTGAACCGGCACGACGGCGGCGCCGCCCTGCTCCGCCACCCGAAACGAATTCGCGAGATCGTCGGCGCGGTCCGCGCCGCGGTGCCCGCAGCCGTGCCCGTGTCCGCGAAGCTCCGGCTCGGCTGGGACGGCATCGATGCCATCGACGAGAACGCCGCGATGGCCGCGGAGGGCGGCGCCGCGTGGCTGACGATCCACGGCCGCACCCGCGTCGCCGGGTACGCGCCGCCGGTGTTCTGGACGCCCATCGGCCGCGTGCGCGAGCGCCTGGGGCTCCCGGTCGTCGCCAACGGCGACATCTGGACGCTCGACGGCTTCCGGCGGTGCCGCGAAGAAACCGGCAGCATCCACTTCATGCTCGGCCGGGGCGCGCTGGCCGATCCCCTGTTGGCGGGCCGGATCGCCCGTGAACTCGGCATTGCTCCGCCCGGCTCGGCCGCGGACGCTCCGCACCCGTTCGACTGGCAACCGCCGCTCCGGAGCCTCGTCGAGTGGACGGCCCGGTTCCGCGAAGGACGGCCCGATAAAACGCTGTGCCGTCTGAAGCAGTGGCTCAAGACGGCAGCGACCGTCGGCACCTTTCCCCGCTTCGACGCGGTGAAGCGCGCGGAGTGCATCGAGGACCTGTTCGCGGCGCTCGAATGCTCGGCTCAACCTTCCGCGTTGTGA
- a CDS encoding SprT family zinc-dependent metalloprotease yields the protein MSAELPFRLTARAAQMREAARALLDLHGLSAWEFGFNANVRRAGVCFYPHAGEPGRIELSVHFAERNTDDEVRDTLLHEIAHALVGPGHGHDAAWRKMCRAIGAKPEACYGDEVEMPRGRWRATCAGCTALYDRHRKPARVEGWFCRPCGPHAGKLRWEDAGAAS from the coding sequence GTGAGCGCCGAGTTACCGTTTCGTCTGACCGCGCGCGCCGCTCAGATGCGTGAGGCGGCCCGCGCACTGCTCGATTTGCACGGCTTGAGCGCGTGGGAGTTCGGGTTCAACGCGAACGTCCGCCGGGCCGGCGTGTGCTTTTACCCGCACGCGGGCGAGCCGGGCCGCATCGAACTCTCGGTCCACTTCGCGGAGCGGAACACGGACGACGAGGTGCGCGACACGCTCCTCCACGAGATCGCGCACGCCCTGGTCGGTCCCGGGCACGGGCACGACGCGGCGTGGCGGAAAATGTGTCGGGCCATCGGTGCGAAGCCGGAGGCGTGTTACGGCGACGAGGTCGAAATGCCCCGCGGCCGGTGGCGGGCGACCTGCGCGGGGTGTACGGCGCTCTACGACCGGCACCGCAAACCGGCCCGGGTCGAGGGCTGGTTCTGCCGCCCGTGCGGGCCGCACGCGGGCAAGCTGCGCTGGGAGGACGCGGGGGCCGCGTCGTAG
- a CDS encoding TIGR03067 domain-containing protein: MNRLPLFALVMLCGCAGKPPLPDAQRIQGDWVVVDFQSPMGSEDRGQRRKRAIITEGTWSEQFQGDTFEDFEYTLDPNKSPKEIDLIFTHMSGRRLTIRGIYELPDADHIGDALRVCFGSPPVIEKDKKVEFVESVRPTVFEAKTGPLIRYRRKTE; encoded by the coding sequence ATGAACCGTCTCCCGCTGTTCGCGCTCGTGATGCTGTGCGGCTGCGCCGGAAAGCCGCCGCTCCCCGACGCCCAACGCATCCAGGGCGATTGGGTGGTGGTCGATTTCCAGTCACCGATGGGGAGCGAGGACCGCGGCCAGCGCCGCAAGCGGGCGATCATCACGGAAGGGACGTGGTCGGAGCAGTTCCAGGGCGACACCTTCGAGGACTTCGAGTACACGCTCGATCCGAACAAGTCGCCGAAAGAGATCGACCTGATCTTCACCCACATGAGCGGCCGGCGGCTCACGATCCGGGGCATTTACGAACTGCCCGACGCCGACCACATCGGCGACGCCCTGCGGGTGTGTTTCGGCTCGCCGCCGGTCATCGAGAAGGACAAGAAGGTCGAGTTCGTCGAAAGCGTGCGCCCGACGGTGTTCGAGGCGAAAACCGGTCCCCTCATCCGCTACCGCCGGAAGACCGAGTAA
- a CDS encoding carboxymuconolactone decarboxylase family protein gives MATVTPVSEEAATGKVAAVFADIKATKNIPFVPNLWRVLATNPDHLELVWTRLKAIMHPEACGRTSKLDPLVREIIALAVSATNGCAYCVNSHTAAVRKLGLDVEALGEVMAVVGLFNSTNAIADGYQVEPDILPPLT, from the coding sequence ATCGCAACCGTAACCCCGGTGTCCGAGGAGGCCGCGACCGGCAAGGTCGCGGCGGTCTTCGCCGACATCAAAGCCACCAAGAACATCCCCTTCGTACCGAACCTGTGGCGCGTGCTGGCGACCAACCCGGACCACCTGGAACTGGTGTGGACGCGGCTGAAAGCGATCATGCACCCGGAGGCGTGCGGCCGGACCTCGAAGCTCGACCCGCTGGTGCGCGAAATCATCGCGCTGGCGGTGAGTGCCACCAACGGTTGCGCGTACTGCGTGAACTCGCACACGGCGGCGGTCCGGAAGCTCGGTCTGGACGTGGAAGCGCTCGGGGAGGTGATGGCCGTTGTCGGGCTGTTCAACAGCACCAACGCCATTGCCGACGGCTACCAGGTGGAGCCCGACATTCTTCCGCCGCTGACGTGA
- a CDS encoding 3-keto-disaccharide hydrolase — protein MTRLRFLLAAPLVAFVALPQPVPAADPKDKDGDWVPLFNGKNLDGWTPKITGYELGDNYADTFRVEDGVLKVGYDKYKAFDGKFGHLFYKDKFSHYRLRVEYRFVGDQCKGGPGWATRNSGVMFHCQDPKTMRKDQEFPVSIEFQLLGGLGKGKRSTANMCSPGTHIVLDGKLYKTHCHDSKSKTYNGDVWVTAELEVHGSGTVKHFVEGELVMEYEKPQLDDGDADAKKLIKDGKVLLEEGYVSLQAESHPVEFRKVEIKVLKK, from the coding sequence ATGACCCGCCTCCGCTTCCTGCTCGCCGCTCCGCTCGTCGCGTTCGTCGCACTCCCGCAACCGGTCCCCGCGGCGGACCCGAAAGACAAGGACGGCGACTGGGTGCCGCTGTTCAACGGCAAGAACCTCGACGGCTGGACGCCGAAGATCACCGGCTACGAACTGGGCGACAACTACGCCGACACGTTCCGCGTCGAGGACGGTGTGCTGAAAGTGGGCTACGACAAGTACAAGGCGTTCGACGGCAAGTTCGGCCACCTCTTCTACAAGGACAAGTTCTCGCACTACCGGCTCCGGGTCGAGTACCGGTTCGTCGGCGACCAGTGCAAGGGCGGGCCGGGCTGGGCGACGCGCAACAGCGGCGTGATGTTCCACTGCCAGGACCCGAAGACGATGCGGAAGGACCAAGAGTTCCCGGTGTCGATCGAGTTCCAGTTGCTCGGCGGGCTGGGCAAGGGCAAGCGGTCCACCGCGAACATGTGTTCGCCCGGCACGCACATCGTCCTCGACGGCAAGTTGTACAAGACGCACTGCCACGACTCGAAGTCGAAGACCTACAACGGCGACGTGTGGGTGACCGCGGAACTGGAGGTCCACGGGTCCGGGACCGTGAAGCACTTCGTGGAGGGGGAACTGGTGATGGAGTACGAGAAGCCGCAACTGGACGACGGCGACGCGGACGCGAAGAAGCTCATCAAAGACGGCAAAGTGCTGTTGGAGGAGGGCTACGTTTCGCTCCAGGCGGAGAGCCACCCGGTCGAGTTCCGGAAGGTGGAGATCAAGGTGCTGAAGAAGTGA
- a CDS encoding NAD-dependent epimerase/dehydratase family protein — translation MRVLITGGYGFIGAWIIRNLLARGAEVWVYDLREDARRLRLVLPEPEVAKVTFVPGDVTDLKALSAAIAGHAISHVIHLAGLQVPTCRADPLLGAKVNVLGTLAVFEAVKAAGDQVKRLVYASSAAVFGGPDKYPAGSQPDDAPLIPSTQYGVFKCCNEGNARIYYQDFGISSVGLRPWTVYGVGRDLGMTSEPTKAIKAALLGRPYHINFGGWTDFQYVDDVAKVFVHSLERPYKGAKSYNLRGAVVPMQDFQAALATVLPGAAKLVTFGTTQIAIAYDLSDDGLQRDLGPMPKTALADGIRETVAIFKQLQSEGRLDTSDLEAPKAAPVVVADEP, via the coding sequence ATGCGCGTGCTGATTACCGGCGGCTACGGGTTCATCGGGGCGTGGATCATCCGCAACCTCCTCGCCCGTGGCGCCGAGGTGTGGGTCTACGACCTGCGCGAAGACGCCCGCCGCCTGCGGCTCGTCCTGCCGGAACCGGAAGTGGCCAAGGTCACCTTCGTGCCGGGCGACGTGACCGACCTCAAGGCGCTCTCCGCCGCGATCGCCGGGCACGCGATCTCGCACGTCATCCACCTGGCCGGGTTGCAAGTGCCGACGTGCCGGGCCGACCCGCTGCTCGGCGCGAAGGTGAACGTACTCGGCACCCTCGCCGTATTCGAGGCGGTGAAGGCCGCGGGCGATCAGGTGAAGCGGCTCGTCTACGCGAGTTCCGCCGCGGTGTTCGGCGGGCCGGACAAGTACCCGGCCGGGTCGCAGCCGGACGACGCCCCGCTGATTCCCAGCACGCAGTACGGCGTGTTCAAGTGCTGTAACGAGGGGAACGCCCGCATCTACTACCAGGACTTCGGCATCTCTTCGGTGGGCCTGCGCCCGTGGACCGTCTACGGCGTCGGCCGCGACCTGGGCATGACGAGCGAACCGACGAAGGCCATCAAGGCGGCGCTCCTCGGCCGCCCGTACCACATCAATTTCGGCGGGTGGACCGACTTCCAGTACGTCGACGACGTGGCGAAGGTCTTCGTACACTCGCTCGAACGGCCCTACAAGGGCGCCAAGAGCTACAACCTCCGCGGCGCGGTCGTCCCGATGCAGGACTTCCAGGCCGCGCTCGCAACGGTGCTGCCGGGGGCGGCGAAGCTCGTCACGTTCGGCACCACGCAGATCGCCATCGCCTACGACCTGTCCGACGACGGTCTCCAGCGCGACCTCGGCCCGATGCCGAAGACCGCGCTCGCGGACGGCATCCGCGAAACGGTCGCGATCTTCAAGCAGCTTCAGAGCGAGGGCCGGCTCGACACGTCCGACCTCGAAGCCCCGAAAGCCGCGCCGGTCGTGGTTGCGGACGAGCCGTAA